The Cucurbita pepo subsp. pepo cultivar mu-cu-16 chromosome LG08, ASM280686v2, whole genome shotgun sequence genome contains a region encoding:
- the LOC111800653 gene encoding uncharacterized protein LOC111800653 isoform X5 translates to MDYDDNDFQSQNLHLAGEGSAKFPPVLRQYALPKFDFDDPLQGHVRFDSLVEAEVFLGIENNEDNQWIEDYSRGSSGIGISSCAAESCSILRRKNVWSEATSSESVEMLLKSVGQEDINLAPTVTGKSNACEKLDYLTNPMDPTLKDDGSSFSEVGDVQPTLLPDISLEELHVNEDIRGEQQQPQMDDPTEFQGIQTVDGSLDEDDPGVSHELDDIPASEGSPVIEENSKLTCPSTPGTFAAISLEDKGQDDFTASGKHINNLVTFTQAGSGKLSNQNIEQQIKDLCKNPVNTHIENIEQDSHDFSKEDHPLLSPTVAVERLIVDSTTANFQSHASMTLKGDCEFHSGSGEFTSGVPAETDNFDDKVLCNNLEIGNPSEENMHEVLPTVVEGDARTEACAGEGENIDAEVCAFQGPKVHSVGQMANTQEILIEEQQCFPLDIEIQNSKSESSASAIDESNSSKVDKSISGHIRDIPDNFSKETQGIVSSRDVCECTLPSDNFPTTGAESTHLCEENKPCQPVDSHAEHASVSDMEERRLSSDSISVNDKTTESPVTDKRIVSPSFQQSGVESETIDTKLESSVNAGEESVAVSVSTSDHTSEAVCAISVSGLEDANVRPCGILQGDSLPLVEALTDRKDADDKEYLLQPNVVEFTQPDRKEESVVILPAEGSSLLDTSQPVAEFHPLSQADKSACVTAGQGLDESVDQSISKNLNTDGCNTESQPIPQVDVANNLIQDCGQEMDIDPAFLKTTAKACGGVKKSGETFDTHQEDQENTKVLSESVGKNCQKAIAANTDNAAGLKEGSLCSATFPQPHEQTTVMESDNCTDTDKHPNLPDVVKTTVASCDPDEKDSNNGPLSKNVEAPEANGTVVGNASSGSQLPKGNGASESETVLTFVSSSSVDLPKNYSDIAVAPAANASLVVAGPQSSSGLSKLDVKNAQEISHRSPQVSEVKVARGRSKGTSERKNRRVSAKGSGKESSAKGSHMRKSEKLEQSKTSSIPDLNNSLKNSASPSQMFLQPFTDLQQVQLRAQIFVYGALIQGTAPDEAYMLAAFGGHDGRTNLWENAWRMCVDRLHGKKTQPINPETPLQSQSGRSTEKGNKQSTLQSKAVSPPVSRVSSKNTSTVLNPIIPLSSPLWNISTPSSTLQPSIMPRSPVIDYQQALSPLHPYQTPPVRNFIGHNLSWFSQTPLHSTWVATQTSTPDSGAQFSGLPNTEPVLLTPVKESSMPQSSTVKPSGSMVHGGTTCNALTGASPLLELKKVSVTTGQNLTESKTRKRKKITVSEDPGLITMQVQPHLKPVSAVVTTTISTLATSPSVYLKAPSENLILSASSLCPPTHPKNAGQDLRGKTMFSEETLGKVAEAKQVAEDAALFASEAVKHSAELWSQLDRQKNSELVSAVEAKLASAAVAIAAAASVAKAAAAAANVALNAARQAKLMADQALTSSSHEVSCHSNEVPVHGSAVGVGKATPASILRGEDGGNSSSSIIVAAREAARKRVEAASAASKHAENVDAIVKAAELAAAAVSQAGKLVAMSDPLPLGKLVEAGPEGYWKVPQVSSEMVMRSDDVNGGYSNSAIKHPREGLSGKNEIQASVNVTSLIPGDISMGSVENHPRLVEGIPSSVPPRENDLRGDKDQNASGLTKTIGVVPESEVGERSSQNECEKPKDLRQSSIKEGSHVEVFKDGNGLKASWFTANVLSVKEGKAYVSYTELQPEQGSGQLKEWVALDGQGGMAPRIRISRPMTSLPSEGTRKRRRAVAGDYIWSVGDKVDAWMQNSWHEGVVAEKDAKDETTYTVCFPARGETSTIKVWNLRPTLIWKDGEWLELSGSYVNDYSHETVMPQEKRMKLGSPAAEVKRKDKMPTIVEDVESVKPADSSLPSLAANEKIFNVGRHTQTENKSNPLKTGRTGMQKGTSRVVIGVPRPGKKRKFMEVSKHYDAGARTTEANDSAKLAKNLLPQGSTSKGSKRTSKYETKEKHANDAKPMGVKSGKQPSLSEEAVITKDPGSQNEGASGKNDQMDVPSFCSIEEAPEGSVLFPPAHAPKKASSFHSKPERANKGKLAPAAAKLAKIEEEKVFIGNSNKPNSNVIEPRRSNRRIQPTSRLLEGLQSSLTISKIPFISHDKGQRSQSRNASRGNKI, encoded by the exons ATGGATTATGATGACAATGACTTTCAAAGCCAGAATCTTCATTTAGCTGGTGAAGGAAGTGCCAAATTTCCTCCTGTTCTTCGGCAATATGCTCTCccaaagtttgattttgacgACCCCCTTCAGGGGCATGTAAGATTTGATAGTTTGGTTGAAGCTGAGGTGTTCTTGGGTATTGAGAATAACGAAGATAATCAGTGGATTGAAGATTATTCTCGTGGAAGTAGTGGGATAGGGATTAGTTCTTGTGCAGCAGAATCTTGTTCTATATTGAGACGGAAAAATGTTTGGTCGGAGGCCACTTCCTCTGAATCTGTTGAAATGTtattgaaatctgttgggcaGGAAGATATCAATCTCGCACCAACGGTTACTGGGAAGTCAAATGCTTGTGAGAAATTGGACTACCTAACAAACCCAATGGACCCTACTTTAAAAGATGACGGTAGTAGTTTTTCTGAAGTAGGCGATGTACAGCCTACGCTACTACCAGATATAAGTCTTGAGGAATTGCATGTTAATGAGGACATAAGAGGGGAGCAACAACAGCCTCAAATGGACGACCCTACTGAATTTCAAGGGATTCAAACTGTTGATGGAAGTTTGGATGAGGATGATCCCGGTGTTTCCCATGAACTTGATGACATTCCAGCAAGTGAGGGAAGTCCAGTTATTGAAGAAAACAGTAAGCTAACATGTCCAAGTACGCCTGGTACTTTTGCTGCCATATCATTGGAAGATAAAGGGCAAGATGATTTTACCGCTTCAGGAAagcatataaataatttggttACTTTCACGCAAGCAGGCAGTGGAAAGTTGAGCAATCAGAATATTGAACAGCAAATAAAAGATTTATGCAAGAATCCTGTTAACACacatattgaaaatattgaacAAGATTCACATGATTTTAGTAAAGAAGACCACCCTCTTTTATCACCTACAGTTGCAGTAGAAAGATTGATTGTGGATTCTACTACTGCGAATTTTCAGTCCCATGCAAGTATGACCTTGAAGGGAGATTGTGAGTTCCATTCAGGTAGTGGAGAGTTTACATCTGGAGTTCCTGCTGAAACTGACAATTTTGATGATAAGGTCTTGTGTAACAATTTGGAGATCGGGAATCCGTCCGAAGAAAACATGCATGAGGTATTACCTACAGTTGTTGAAGGCGATGCTAGAACGGAGGCTTGTGCAGGTGAGGGGGAAAACATTGATGCTGAAGTTTGTGCCTTTCAAGGGCCTAAAGTTCATTCAGTTGGGCAGATGGCTAATACACAGGAAATACTTATTGAAGAGCAGCAATGTTTTCCCTTGGACATAGAGATACAGAATAGTAAGTCTGAGTCTTCTGCATCTGCCATAGATGAAAGTAATTCCTCTAAGGTCGACAAAAGCATCAGTGGTCATATCAGAGATATTCCTGATAATTTTTCAAAGGAAACACAAGGTATTGTTAGTTCTAGAGATGTTTGTGAGTGCACTCTTCCCTCAGACAACTTTCCTACCACGGGGGCTGAATCAACACACTTATGCGAGGAAAATAAACCGTGCCAGCCAGTTGATAGCCATGCTGAACATGCTTCTGTCAGTGACATGGAAGAAAGGCGGTTATCTTCTGATTCTATTAGTGTGAATGACAAGACTACTGAGTCTCCTGTCACAGATAAGAGAATTGTATCCCCGTCTTTTCAACAGAGTGGTGTCGAAAGTGAGACGATAGATACAAAATTGGAGTCCAGTGTTAATGCTGGTGAGGAATCAG TTGCAGTGTCAGTTTCTACCTCTGACCACACATCTGAGGCAGTATGTGCTATATCAGTTTCTGGCTTAGAGGATGCCAATGTGAGACCATGTGGCATATTACAGGGCGACTCCTTACCCTTAGTTGAAGCTTTGACAGACAGAAAAGATGCTGATGACAAAGAGTATCTATTGCAACCTAATGTAGTGGAGTTTACTCAACCAgatagaaaagaagaaagtgtTGTGATACTTCCTGCTGAAGGAAGTTCTCTGTTGGATACTTCTCAACCTGTGGCGGAGTTTCATCCTCTTTCTCAAGCTGACAAATCTGCTTGTGTTACTGCTGGCCAGGGATTAGATGAAAGTGTTGATCAATCtatttcaaagaatttgaATACAGATGGCTGCAACACAGAGAGCCAACCTATTCCTCAAGTAGACGTTGCCAATAATCTTATCCAGGACTGCGGACAGGAAATGGACATTGATCCAGCTTTTTTGAAGACAACTGCAAAAGCATGTGGTGGTGTTAAAAAGTCAG GAGAAACATTTGATACTCATCAGGAAGATCAGGAAAATACTAAAGTTTTATCGGAATCTGTGGGAAAAAATTGTCAGAAAGCTATTGCAGCGAACACCGACA ATGCTGCTGGCTTAAAGGAAGGTTCATTATGTTCAGCTACTTTTCCTCAACCTCATGAACAGACGACTGTGATGGAGAGTGATAATTGTACTGATACTGATAAACATCCTAATTTACCTGATGTTGTCAAAACTACTGTGGCTTCTTGTGATCCAGATGAAAAGGATTCAAATAATGGGCCATTAAGTAAGAATGTTGAAGCTCCAGAGGCCAATGGTACGGTGGTTGGCAATGCATCGTCTGGTTCCCAGTTGCCCAAAGGAAACGGTGCCTCCGAAAGTGAGACAGTTCTTACCTTTGTGTCCAGTTCATCGGTAGATCTGCCAAAAAATTATTCTGATATTGCAGTTGCACCAGCAGCCAATGCTTCTTTG GTTGTGGCGGGACCTCAATCATCTTCTGGCCTATCCAAATTGGACGTCAAGAATGCTCAGGAAATTTCGCATAGGAGCCCTCAGGTGTCTGAGGTAAAAGTTGCACGTGGTCGTTCCAAGGGCACTTCTGAGCGTAAAAATAGGCGTGTTTCTGCCAAAGGATCAGGGAAAGAGTCATCTGCAAAGGGTAGTCACATGAGGAAATCAGAGAAACTAGAGCAATCTAAAA CTTCCAGCATTCCAGACTTGAACAATTCTTTGAAGAATTCTGCTTCCCCATCTCAAATGTTTCTACAGCCTTTCACAGACTTGCAGCAAGTTCAATTGCGCGCTCAGATTTTTGTTTATGGAGCTTTGAT TCAAGGTACAGCACCAGATGAGGCATACATGCTGGCTGCATTTGGAGGACACG ATGGTAGAACAAACCTTTGGGAGAATGCCTGGCGTATGTGTGTGGACAGGCTTCATGGAAAAAAAACTCAGCCTATTAACCCAGAGACACCTTTGCAATCACAATCCG GTAGGAGTACTGAGAAAGGAAataaacaaagtacactacaAAGTAAAGCTGTATCTCCTCCAGTCAGTCGAGTTAGCAGTAAGAATACTTCAACGGTGTTAAATCCTATTATCCCTCTTTCCTCACCACTCTGGAATATTTCCACACCTTCAAGTACTTTGCAACCTAGTATTATGCCTCGAAGTCCAGTCATAGACTATCAGCAAGCACTTTCTCCATTGCATCCGTATCAGACTCCTCCTGTCAGGAACTTCATTGGTCATAATCTGTCATGGTTTTCTCAGACCCCATTACATAGTACCTGGGTTGCTACTCAGACATCGACACCTGACTCTGGTGCACAGTTTTCTGGTTTGCCAAATACTGAGCCAGTTCTCTTAACGCCAGTGAAGGAATCATCTATGCCACAATCCTCCACCGTGAAGCCCTCTGGTTCAATGGTTCACGGTGGAACTACTTGTAATGCATTAACTGGGGCATCCCCCCTGCTCGAGTTAAAAAAGGTGTCAGTAACCACCGGGCAAAATTTGACTGAATCaaaaacgagaaaaagaaagaagattacAGTTTCTGAGGATCCGGGCCTTATAACTATGCAGGTTCAACCACATTTAAAACCAGTTTCAGCTGTGGTTACAACTACAATTTCTACTCTTGCAACATCTCCATCTGTCTACCTTAAGGCACCTTCTGagaatttgattttatctGCATCTTCATTGTGTCCACCTACTCACCCAAAGAACGCCGGTCAAGATTTGAGAGGGAAAACTATGTTTTCGGAGGAAACACTTGGCAAGGTTGCGGAGGCTAAGCAAGTGGCTGAGGATGCTGCACTGTTTGCATCTGAAGCTGTTAAACACAGTGCAGAATTGTGGAGTCAATTGGACAGACAGAAAAATTCAGAATTAGTATCAGCTGTTGAAGCTAAACTAGCTTCTGCAGCTGTTGCAATAGCAGCAGCTGCTTCCGTCGCAAAGGCTGCAGCTGCTGCTGCCAATGTGGCATTAAATGCTGCACGTCAAGCAAAATTGATGGCTGATCAGGCGTTGACTTCATCTAGCCATGAAGTTTCTTGTCACAGCAATGAAGTTCCTGTTCATGGAAGTGCTGTTGGTGTAGGGAAGGCCACTCCAGCGTCCATCTTGAGGGGTGAAGATGGAGGAAATAGTTCCAGTTCTATTATTGTTGCTGCTAGGGAGGCAGCTAGAAAGAGGGTTGAAGCTGCATCAGCTGCTTCTAAGCATGCTGAAAATGTGGATGCCATTGTCAAAGCTGCCGAGCTGGCAGCAGCTGCGGTGTCACAAGCTGGAAAGTTAGTTGCCATGAGCGATCCTCTTCCCTTGGGCAAGTTAGTAGAAGCTGGTCCAGAGGGTTATTGGAAAGTCCCTCAAGTTTCATCTGAGATGGTTATGAGATCTGATGATGTTAATGGAGGATATTCCAATTCAGCAATTAAGCATCCTAGAGAGGGACTGTCAGGTAAGAATGAAATTCAGGCAAGTGTCAATGTCACTTCACTTATTCCTGGAGACATATCTATGGGTTCTGTTGAGAATCATCCCAGATTGGTCGAAGGTATCCCAAGTTCTGTACCACCTCGTGAAAATGATCTGAGAGGGGACAAGGACCAAAATGCTTCTGGCCTGACAAAAACCATTGGTGTTGTTCCAGAATCTGAGGTTGGAGAAAGATCCTCCCAGAACGAGTGTGAAAAGCCCAAGGATTTAAGACAAAGTAGCATCAAGGAAGGTTCCCATGTCGAG GTTTTTAAGGATGGAAATGGATTAAAAGCTTCTTGGTTCACAGCCAATGTGCTGAGTGTGAAGGAAGGGAAAGCTTATGTGTCCTACACTGAACTTCAACCTGAACAAG GGTCAGGTCAACTAAAGGAGTGGGTTGCTCTTGATGGTCAAGGGGGTATGGCACCAAGGATACGAATTTCTCGTCCTATGACTAGCTTGCCAAGTGAAGGAACGAGGAAGAGACGCCGAGCAGTTGCAGGGGACTACATCTGGTCAGTTGGAGACAAAGTTGATGCTTGGATGCAGAATAG CTGGCATGAAGGAGTGGTTGCTGAGAAGGACGCAAAAGATGAAACGACATATACTGTCTGCTTTCCAG CTCGAGGTGAAACGTCCACTATCAAAGTTTGGAATCTCCGGCCTACTCTCATATGGAAAGATGGGGAATGGCTTGAGTTATCCGGCTCATATGTAAATGACTATTCTCATGAG ACTGTTATGCCTCAGGAAAAGCGCATGAAGTTGGGCAGTCCAGCTGCAGAGGTTAAAAGGAAGGATAAAATGCCTACGATTGTGGAGGATGTAGAATCAGTGAAGCCAGCGGACTCAAGTTTGCCTTCGCTAGCagcaaatgaaaaaatatttaatgttggTAGACATACTCAAACTGAGAACAAGTCTAATCCATTAAAAACTGGTCGGACTGGTATGCAGAAGGGCACATCAAGAGTGGTTATTGGTGTTCCCAGGCctggaaaaaagagaaaatttatggAAGTGAGCAAACATTATGATGCGGGTGCTCGAACTACTGAAGCAAATGATTCCGCTAAGTTGGCCAAGAATTTGCTGCCGCAAGGATCTACCTCCAAAGGATCaaaaagaacttcaaaatATGAAACGAAGGAAAAACATGCAAATGACGCCAAGCCCATGGGTGTCAAGTCCGGAAAGCAGCCAAGTTTGTCAG AGGAAGCAGTTATCACCAAGGATCCTGGAAGCCAGAATGAGGGTGCTTCAGGGAAGAACGACCAAATGGATGTTCCTTCTTTTTGTAGCATTGAAGAAGCACCAGAGGGCTCGGTCTTATTTCCTCCAGCACATGCTCCCAAGAAAGCATCCTCATTTCACTCGAAGCCTGAACGAGCAAATAAAGGAAAACTTGCTCCTGCAGCTGCGAAATTGGCAAAAATTGAGGAAGAGAAGGTTTTCATTGGGAATTCTAACAAACCAAATTCTAATGTTATTGAGCCACGTAGATCCAACCGCCGAATTCAGCCGACCTCAAGA TTATTAGAGGGACTGCAAAGCTCATtgacaatttcaaaaattccTTTTATTTCACACGATAAAGGTCAAAGAAGCCAGAGCAGGAATGCATCTAGAG GGAATAAAATCTAA